Proteins from a genomic interval of Sulfoacidibacillus ferrooxidans:
- a CDS encoding nucleotidyltransferase domain-containing protein, producing the protein MSTDEQQVIEKVVCQLVETLPIERIILFGSRARGDAGIDSDYDFLVIMDSDIKPSRRGLMARQKGLVPGVPMDFMVRTPEEWDRGFPLKKEITSEGKIVFERGDQSLARKDA; encoded by the coding sequence ATGTCTACTGATGAGCAGCAGGTCATTGAAAAGGTTGTTTGTCAATTGGTGGAGACACTTCCCATAGAACGAATTATTCTCTTCGGTTCACGTGCTCGAGGAGATGCTGGCATAGATAGTGATTACGACTTCTTAGTGATTATGGATAGTGACATTAAACCCTCAAGGCGTGGACTTATGGCTCGACAAAAAGGATTAGTCCCTGGAGTCCCTATGGACTTTATGGTGCGAACGCCTGAAGAATGGGACCGTGGATTTCCGCTGAAAAAGGAGATTACTTCTGAAGGGAAGATCGTGTTTGAAAGAGGAGACCAAAGCTTGGCTCGCAAAGACGCATGA
- a CDS encoding GNAT family N-acetyltransferase, translated as MKIVYATESDYEYIRDRDHHILESLISTKIKQKEIFILRNADDSRIGWLRYGYFWDNTPFMNMIRINEKHRGNGVGKQVVLFWENDMKQKGFDLVMTSTLSNEDAQHFYRKLGYRDAGCLLLRNEPLEILFTKALL; from the coding sequence TTGAAGATTGTTTATGCAACGGAGTCGGATTATGAATACATACGAGACCGAGACCATCACATTTTGGAGAGCTTGATCTCAACAAAAATAAAGCAAAAAGAGATTTTCATACTGCGAAACGCAGACGATAGTCGCATCGGATGGTTGAGGTATGGGTACTTCTGGGACAATACACCATTCATGAACATGATTCGGATTAACGAGAAACATCGAGGAAACGGCGTTGGGAAGCAAGTAGTTCTGTTCTGGGAAAATGACATGAAACAGAAAGGTTTCGACCTCGTGATGACATCAACATTGTCGAATGAAGACGCTCAGCACTTCTATAGAAAGTTAGGATATCGAGACGCAGGTTGTTTGTTGCTGCGGAACGAGCCGTTGGAGATACTTTTCACTAAAGCGTTGCTGTAA
- a CDS encoding kinase encodes MTGNYDKLVSVILERYCGERLIIGVDGLSRAGKTTVVSLLQQGIIETGQDVCVFHIDDHIVERKKRYDTGFSQWQEYYNFQWDVGYLRQNLFGKLRDALEIDLPFYDSERDEITMRMVVIPSDCIVIMEGVFLQREEWRQFFDFVVYLDCKRETRFQRESARTREQIEKFKTRYWKAEDHYLETVSPLSTADMIISS; translated from the coding sequence GTGACAGGGAATTATGACAAGTTAGTTAGCGTCATTCTGGAGCGGTATTGCGGTGAACGGCTCATCATCGGTGTCGATGGGTTGAGTCGAGCTGGCAAAACCACTGTTGTGAGTTTATTGCAGCAAGGTATAATCGAGACGGGGCAAGATGTTTGCGTCTTCCATATTGACGATCATATTGTGGAACGCAAGAAGCGATATGACACGGGATTTTCCCAGTGGCAGGAGTATTACAATTTTCAATGGGATGTCGGGTATTTGAGGCAGAATTTGTTTGGCAAATTACGAGACGCATTAGAAATAGATCTCCCGTTTTACGACTCTGAACGTGACGAAATAACCATGAGAATGGTTGTAATACCAAGCGATTGCATCGTGATCATGGAAGGTGTATTTCTTCAACGTGAAGAGTGGCGGCAGTTCTTTGATTTCGTTGTGTATCTGGATTGTAAAAGAGAAACACGTTTCCAACGTGAATCGGCACGCACCAGGGAACAAATTGAGAAGTTTAAAACAAGGTATTGGAAAGCGGAGGACCACTATTTAGAGACAGTAAGTCCGTTGTCCACTGCGGACATGATTATTAGTTCTTGA
- a CDS encoding RHS repeat-associated core domain-containing protein — MRHKIRLPFTYRGYMYDSQTGLYYLNARYYNPTTGRFLSEDPVGPNASNPFSYSEYAYAENNPVNRVDPSGQFSWRWIGNFPRYIAPPSWVYSDFFAANPEFSALEEAELAAWLEGTGNASRMTMNLQRFAQDSNKLNHIFGKSEHNLEEFLQGYEGNQVRAYNALENATQEYVERNGIKGVFEESIDVNGTRITVRGNVVDGTAKIGTAFIPNR; from the coding sequence GTGCGACATAAGATACGCCTACCGTTCACGTACCGGGGCTATATGTATGACTCGCAGACGGGGTTATACTACCTGAATGCACGGTACTACAACCCGACGACGGGGCGGTTTTTGTCGGAAGATCCAGTTGGGCCGAATGCATCCAATCCCTTTAGCTACAGCGAGTATGCGTACGCGGAGAATAACCCGGTGAATCGGGTGGACCCGAGTGGGCAGTTCTCATGGCGATGGATTGGAAATTTCCCAAGATACATCGCGCCACCATCATGGGTTTATTCCGATTTTTTCGCCGCAAACCCTGAGTTCAGTGCCCTGGAGGAAGCGGAGCTTGCGGCGTGGCTTGAGGGTACGGGGAACGCTTCCCGGATGACTATGAATTTGCAACGGTTTGCCCAAGATAGCAATAAGCTGAACCACATATTCGGAAAGTCCGAGCACAACCTCGAAGAGTTTCTACAGGGGTATGAAGGGAATCAGGTACGGGCATACAACGCATTAGAAAATGCCACTCAGGAATACGTTGAACGCAATGGTATCAAGGGCGTATTCGAGGAATCCATTGATGTAAATGGAACAAGGATAACCGTGCGAGGGAACGTGGTCGATGGAACAGCTAAGATTGGAACCGCGTTTATTCCAAATAGGTAG
- a CDS encoding HEPN domain-containing protein, with protein sequence MKEETKAWLAKTHDDMAAAHVLFDAGLTDGACFHSQQAAEKCLKALLEEQGQHVPRTHDLDALIERISNFVAVSDKVREAATFLSSFGVEVRYPGTDSDLEDARESLQMANRIVNWITSYFGE encoded by the coding sequence TTGAAAGAGGAGACCAAAGCTTGGCTCGCAAAGACGCATGACGATATGGCTGCAGCTCACGTGCTGTTTGATGCGGGCTTGACTGACGGAGCGTGTTTCCACAGTCAACAGGCGGCAGAGAAGTGTTTGAAAGCGCTGCTCGAAGAACAAGGGCAACACGTCCCGCGTACGCATGATCTTGATGCCCTAATTGAACGAATCAGCAACTTTGTGGCCGTCTCTGACAAGGTTAGGGAAGCTGCGACATTTCTTAGTAGCTTCGGTGTAGAAGTTCGTTATCCAGGTACAGACAGCGATTTAGAGGATGCCAGGGAATCACTTCAAATGGCAAATAGAATCGTGAATTGGATTACTTCATATTTTGGTGAGTGA
- a CDS encoding GNAT family N-acetyltransferase: protein MEIRPIELLGQRVKILPMETKHTEELFAAGSSLDIWTYMPMVVQTFGDMERLVNDALKEREQGTQFPFVIFDKDASKLVGSTRFLDISATNRSLEIGWTWLSPSVWRTKVNTECKYLLFKHCFETLGTIRVQLKTDSRNLRSQKAIERLGGVKEGVIRNHRILSDGYRRHSVYYSVIDEEWLGVKEKLEGFLNE from the coding sequence TTGGAGATCAGACCGATCGAGTTATTGGGACAAAGAGTTAAAATTCTTCCTATGGAAACTAAGCACACCGAAGAACTGTTTGCGGCGGGTAGTAGTCTCGATATATGGACGTATATGCCAATGGTGGTGCAAACGTTCGGCGATATGGAACGACTTGTAAACGACGCATTAAAAGAACGAGAACAAGGGACTCAGTTTCCGTTCGTAATTTTTGATAAGGACGCCAGCAAGCTTGTTGGAAGCACTCGCTTTCTGGATATATCCGCCACGAATAGAAGCCTCGAAATAGGCTGGACGTGGCTGTCTCCAAGCGTTTGGAGAACAAAAGTGAATACAGAATGTAAATATCTGTTGTTCAAACACTGCTTTGAAACACTTGGCACAATCCGTGTTCAGCTAAAAACAGATTCTCGTAATCTTCGTTCACAAAAGGCTATTGAAAGGCTAGGTGGCGTCAAGGAAGGAGTCATTCGTAATCATCGGATTTTAAGCGATGGTTACCGTAGGCATTCTGTTTACTATAGCGTAATCGACGAAGAGTGGTTAGGGGTCAAAGAAAAACTGGAAGGTTTCTTGAACGAATGA
- a CDS encoding reverse transcriptase N-terminal domain-containing protein, whose protein sequence is MNRKAVSQDESTGHIRKNPRKIHEDAIMQAWVEAQIVDTSERADEWIDWKEIERHVLRLQRQLAHAVEHNNRKAVRYYKGLIRTSHHTKLLAIRHVTQENRGRRTPGVDGKTYATPEKRLVNLQSRPLPVRRVYIAKKNGKLRPLGIPTTHDRVCQAIHKVAMEPEWDIQFAPNTYGFRPQRSTWDAISQVFANLCKSGSAQWVIEGDIRGYFDNVDHAKLLAKLAPEDRVYVRRMLKAPVLDPEEGLLASTRGTPQGRPLKKWGIINIFYRM, encoded by the coding sequence ATGAACCGAAAAGCCGTCTCTCAAGACGAGTCAACAGGCCACATTCGTAAGAACCCCCGGAAAATTCACGAAGACGCAATCATGCAAGCATGGGTGGAAGCTCAAATAGTGGATACCAGTGAGCGTGCAGACGAGTGGATTGACTGGAAGGAAATCGAACGCCACGTTCTCAGGTTACAGCGACAACTGGCCCACGCAGTTGAACACAACAATCGTAAGGCTGTGCGTTACTACAAGGGGCTCATCCGTACCAGCCACCACACCAAACTTCTGGCCATTCGGCATGTGACACAAGAAAACCGGGGACGCCGTACACCGGGAGTAGACGGAAAGACCTACGCCACGCCAGAGAAGAGACTCGTCAATCTCCAGAGTCGCCCCCTACCCGTTCGGCGGGTGTATATCGCCAAGAAAAACGGAAAACTCAGGCCGCTCGGTATTCCAACGACTCATGATCGCGTGTGTCAGGCCATTCATAAAGTGGCCATGGAACCAGAATGGGACATTCAGTTTGCGCCCAACACGTACGGATTCCGTCCACAAAGATCAACGTGGGATGCCATAAGTCAAGTCTTCGCGAACCTCTGCAAGTCAGGTTCTGCCCAGTGGGTCATCGAAGGGGACATACGTGGCTATTTTGACAACGTCGACCATGCGAAGCTCTTGGCCAAATTGGCCCCGGAGGACCGCGTATATGTCCGGCGTATGTTGAAAGCCCCCGTCCTCGACCCCGAAGAAGGCCTGTTAGCAAGTACGCGGGGCACTCCGCAGGGGAGACCTCTGAAAAAGTGGGGTATAATCAATATTTTTTATCGAATGTAA
- a CDS encoding MFS transporter, whose amino-acid sequence MALGEKQFRTNIWTGIFVSGVGISAIGDFIYLVTINVFVLDQTHSASAVAGLWVVSRIAALIVGPWVVSRIAALIVGPWVGSITDRFSRRKQLVGVELTRAVLIGVLPLLPHLASIYANLFLLGVCSTFFGSLFLPYQTLLVPEEFRKRVNSIVSTLRYSAFLTGPAIAGVLLIHGNPSIPLWLDSVSFLASAMSFILLPELGTPQASTERKHPWRTVFKDWQTAFQFLSENRLFTVLFSLNALIGIFALTADTEEVVFARQALHLGQLGYGMMVTSAGIGFVSGSLLLSVISNRLSTTWLLGIGTLLSAVGYLLYSLAHSFWAAVIGLIILGLFGSSASVGFTTYTQKVMPVSHMGRINSVVGPPQQLLNIVFILLGGFVATWLGVRSLMVGMTTLMSLAALIIVFLAFLPSNQPQMNDSASNHAS is encoded by the coding sequence ATGGCTTTGGGAGAGAAACAATTCCGAACTAACATTTGGACAGGTATATTTGTATCTGGAGTTGGCATTTCTGCTATAGGGGATTTCATCTATCTCGTCACCATAAACGTATTTGTTCTCGACCAAACACACTCTGCATCGGCTGTTGCAGGTCTGTGGGTTGTGTCCAGGATTGCGGCGTTAATTGTAGGACCTTGGGTTGTGTCCAGGATTGCGGCGTTAATTGTAGGACCTTGGGTTGGAAGCATAACGGATCGATTCTCCCGTAGGAAGCAACTGGTTGGCGTTGAGCTTACCCGTGCGGTGCTGATTGGTGTTTTGCCACTCCTGCCACACTTGGCTTCTATTTACGCAAATCTATTTCTACTTGGAGTTTGCAGTACATTTTTCGGTAGTCTGTTTCTTCCTTATCAGACATTGCTTGTTCCCGAGGAGTTCCGAAAAAGAGTAAATTCGATTGTCAGTACCTTACGGTACAGTGCTTTTCTGACGGGACCTGCCATTGCAGGGGTGCTCTTGATCCATGGCAATCCTTCCATCCCTTTATGGTTGGATTCGGTTAGTTTCTTGGCTTCTGCAATGTCGTTCATCTTGTTGCCTGAATTGGGCACGCCACAAGCATCCACGGAAAGAAAGCATCCTTGGCGTACTGTGTTCAAGGATTGGCAAACTGCATTTCAATTTCTCAGTGAGAACCGACTGTTTACCGTCCTATTCAGTTTGAACGCACTCATCGGCATCTTTGCACTCACGGCAGACACGGAAGAGGTTGTCTTTGCTCGGCAAGCCTTGCACCTTGGGCAACTTGGTTACGGCATGATGGTCACTTCCGCAGGAATTGGATTTGTGTCTGGTTCTCTGTTGTTATCGGTCATATCTAATCGGCTTAGTACCACATGGCTCCTGGGTATCGGAACTTTGTTGAGTGCCGTTGGATATCTACTCTATTCTTTGGCACATTCCTTCTGGGCGGCTGTTATCGGACTAATCATCTTGGGGTTGTTTGGTTCAAGTGCGAGCGTGGGATTTACCACATACACACAAAAAGTAATGCCAGTATCACATATGGGGAGAATCAACAGCGTAGTCGGTCCACCTCAACAATTGCTAAACATCGTGTTTATACTGCTAGGTGGTTTCGTGGCGACTTGGTTGGGAGTACGTAGCTTAATGGTAGGAATGACAACGTTGATGAGCCTGGCGGCACTAATCATAGTATTTCTTGCATTTTTGCCGAGTAATCAGCCACAAATGAACGATTCTGCATCGAACCATGCTTCTTGA